The following proteins are encoded in a genomic region of Triticum dicoccoides isolate Atlit2015 ecotype Zavitan chromosome 1B, WEW_v2.0, whole genome shotgun sequence:
- the LOC119306093 gene encoding 14 kDa proline-rich protein DC2.15-like gives MAATGKTSSTVVALSTLALAASLLLLAVSTEAACPSKNKPTPSASTATSGSGGGKCSVDALKLGLCADVLGLGDGLTNLMAGSWSTASSGKKPCCELIDGLADLDAAVCLCTAIKANVLGVVDVGLPLQLGLLVNHCGKKLPAGFQCPN, from the coding sequence ATGGCGGCGACGGGCAAAACCAGCAGCACGGTGGTTGCGCTGTCCACCCTGGCTCTAGCGGcgagcctcctcctcctcgccgtctcCACAGAGGCGGCCTGCCCCAGCAAAAACAAACCAACGCCAAGCGCATCGACGGCGACGAGCGGGAGCGGCGGAGGTAAGTGCTCGGTGGACGCACTGAAGCTGGGGCTGTGCGCGGACGTGCTCGGCCTAGGCGACGGGCTGACGAACCTGATGGCGGGCTCCTGGTCGAcggcgtcgtcggggaagaagccgTGCTGCGAGCTCATCGACGGCCTCGCCGACCTGGACGCCGCCGTCTGTCTCTGCACCGCCATCAAGGCCAACGTGCTGGGCGTCGTCGACGTCGGCCTGCCCCTCCAGCTCGGCCTCCTCGTCAACCACTGCGGCAAGAAGCTCCCGGCTGGCTTCCAGTGCCCTAACTGA